A region from the Triplophysa rosa linkage group LG4, Trosa_1v2, whole genome shotgun sequence genome encodes:
- the ercc5 gene encoding DNA excision repair protein ERCC-5 homolog isoform X2, with the protein MTRESRQTNEKLFRTFLKRQAIKAALGDSSQEAIPSLSSVRRDEADDMYVLPALPVHEEKEQSSSEEEMERDEDESVQPNSRFQEIYENPDAVDINSEEFSLMPPEVKHEILKEMKEFSKRRRTLYHKPPECSSEFSQYQLAGLLHRNNLNQRLEGVEQEMSHHSSGGVEQQYGKGKQQDVEVRRLVSEDSSHYILIKGSQKRADAADSQPTPALWSSTPWARKERPKGKPEPLWKPIADDENNPSSSSEQTESQQPSEGAPPSPRTLQAIQSAMMDSSSDDDDSEAVTVRSHDRHETTGTEDKDGSASPRTLHAIQSAMMDDAERHKNRKYMMLSSSEDEEKRIVADDRRIAGDGGVSPRTLLGIREALGDRGNEEQKSISERETTEIESAALQSNDHRKDISFLTPDVSSRTVSSTPHVLASRSQPKSPAEPEGVSEDEKKQSASSDQKPVNVNEEVKENREIVAKTEEESSSSEESFIEVYDVEEPHAKAEEQSANQSTSDDVDVKEAEEEKEEDLSAGNISQMKASENEPAVEEWNQIDVEELEQLERDLEEEQTSLKQQQQQQERTSSTVTGQMCQESQELLRLFGVPFIVAPTEAEAQCATLDHLDQTHGTITDDSDIWLFGGRQVYKNFFNQNKYVEHYQCTDMQNQLGLDRTKLINLAYLLGSDYTEGISGVGYVTGMEILNEFPGTGLQPLYDFSNWWSEAQEKKKVTANPKDTKVKKKLRDLQLHPGFPNPVVAQAYLHPTVDQSDASFSWGRPQLDLLQEFCASRFGWNSKKTDEILQPVLKQFNAQQTQLRIDSFFRLEQQERQCIRSQRLRRAVTCLKRKEREEEDDEEPSPSKAGKDESGIQRAPLSGGFMGSSTDVPEETTWDGKASGVTRDRKQVMMRAACSSSSSEDEAERGRGVAMVIARSVFFEGKTRGRGKRTGGRGRGKNKS; encoded by the exons ATGACACGTGAGTCCAGGCAGACCAATGAAAAACTGTTCAGGACGTTTTTGAAGAGACAGGCCATCAAAGCTGCTTTAGGGGATTCAAG TCAAGAGGCGATACCCAGCCTCTCCTCGGTGAGACGGGATGAGGCAGATGACATGTATGTCCTGCCTGCTCTTCCCGTCCATGAGGAGAAAGAACAGAGCAG TTCAGAAGAGgagatggagagagatgaagatgAATCCGTGCAGCCCAACAGCAGATTTCAG GAGATCTATGAAAACCCTGACGCTGTCGACATCAATTCAGAGGAGTTTTCACTCATGCCGCCGGAGGTGAAACATGAAATCTTGAAAGAAATGAAGGAGTTCAGCAAGAGACGACGCACGCTGTATCACAAACCTCCAGAA TGCTCAAGTGAGTTCTCGCAGTATCAGCTGGCCGGCCTCCTGCATAGAAACAATCTCAACCAACGTTTGGAGGGCGTAGAGCAGGAAATGAGTCATCACAGCTCTGGGGGGGTGGAGCAGCAGTACGGAAAGGGGAAACAGCAGGACGTGGAAGTGCGACGTCTCGTCTCGGAGGATTCTTCTCATTACATCCTGATTAAAG GTTCTCAGAAGCGCGCCGATGCCGCAGACAGCCAGCCGACTCCTGCACTATGGTCCAGTACTCCGTGGGCGAGGAAGGAGAGACCGAAAGGCAAGCCTGAGCCACTTTGGAAACCCATCGCAGATGATGAGAACAATCCTTCCTCATCATCAGAACAGACTGAGAGTCAGCAGCCGTCAGAAGGAGCTCCGCCATCTCCACGCACCCTACAGGCCATCCAGAGTGCCATGATGGACTCCAgctctgatgatgatgatagtgAAGCAGTCACAGTGAGATCTCATGACAGACACGAAACAACAGGAACGGAAGATAAGGATGGAAGTGCTTCACCTCGAACTTTACACGCCATCCAGAGCGCCATGATGGACGACGCGGAACGTCACAAAAACAGGAAATATATGATGTTGAGCAGCTCGGAGGATGAGGAGAAGCGGATTGTTGCTGACGATAGACGGATCGCTGGAGATGGAGGTGTATCACCCAGGACTTTGTTGGGCATTCGGGAAGCTTTAGGAGATCGTGGAAATGAGGAACAGAAAAGCATCTCTGAGAGAGAGACAACCGAAATCGAGAGCGCGGCTCTCCAAAGCAACGATCACAGGAAAGATATCTCCTTTCTAACTCCAGATGTTTCCTCGCGGACAGTGTCAAGCACACCTCATGTTCTCGCTTCACGCTCTCAGCCCAAAAGCCCAGCAGAGCCAGAAGGGGTTTCAGaagatgaaaaaaaacaaagtgccTCCTCTGATCAAAAACCTGTAAATGTTAATGAAGAGGTTAAAGAGAACAGAGAAATTGTCGCGAAGACTGAAGAAGAATCCAGCAGCTCAGAAG AGAGTTTTATCGAGGTGTATGATGTAGAAGAACCTCACGCCAAAGCAGAAGAgcaatcagccaatcagagcacgTCAGATGACGTGGATGTGAAGGAGGCAGAGGAAGAAAAAGAGGAAGATCTCAGTGCTGGAAACATCAGTCAGATGAAGGCGTCAGAAAATGAACCTGCTGTTGAAGAATGGAATCAGATTGATGTG GAGGAGCTTGAGCAGTTAGAGAGAGATCTAGAGGAAGAACAGACCAGCCTGaagcaacaacagcagcagcaggagAGAACCAGCTCCACGGTGACGGGACAGATGTGTCAGGAGAGTCAG GAGCTGTTGCGATTATTCGGTGTGCCCTTCATTGTCGCACCCACGGAGGCCGAAGCCCAATGTGCCACGCTAGACCACCTGGACCAAACGCACGGCACCATCACAGACGACAGCGACATCTGGCTCTTCGGCGGCCGCCAAGTCTACAAGAACTTTTTCAACCAGAACAAGTATGTGGAGCATTACCAGTGCACAGACATGCAGAATCAACTGG GTTTGGATCGGACCAAGCTGATAAATCTGGCCTATCTGCTGGGCAGTGACTACACGGAGGGCATCTCAGGTGTGGGTTACGTCACAGGAATGGAGATACTGAATGAATTTCCTGGTACCGGCCTACAGCCTCTCTACGATTTCAG TAACTGGTGGTCTGAGGCTCAGGAGAAGAAGAAAGTGACTGCCAATCCCAAAGACACAAAAGTCAAGAAGAAGCTCCGAGATCTTCAGCTTCATCCTGGTTTTCCGAACCCTGTTGTGGCTCAGGCGTACCTCCATCCCACTGTGGACCAATCAGACGCCTCCTTCAGCTGGGGCCGCCCACAGCTGGACCTCCTTCAAGA GTTCTGTGCAAGCCGATTTGGTTGGAACAGCAAAAAAACGGACGAGATTTTACAGCCGGTGTTAAAACAATTTAACGCTCAACAG ACTCAGCTGCGCATCGATTCCTTCTTCCGCCTGGAGCAGCAGGAGAGGCAGTGCATACGCAGTCAGCGTCTGCGCAGAGCCGTCACCTGCCtcaagagaaaagaaagagaggagGAAGACGATGAAGAGCCGTCTCCATCTAAAGCGGGCAAGGATGAGAGTGGCATACAGCGAGCCCCCTTATCAGGAGGGTTTATGGGCTCATCTACTGACGTGCCGGAGGAGACAACGTGGGACGGGAAAGCCAGTGGAGTTACTCGGGACAGGAAGCAGGTGATGATGCGAGCGGCGTGCAGCAGCTCCAGCTCAGAGGATGAGGCGGAGCGCGGGAGGGGTGTCGCTATGGTTATAGCGCGCTCTGTGTTCTTCGAGGGCAAGACGAGAGGAAGAGGAAAGCGCACTGGAGGGAGAGGAAGGGGCAAAAATAAGTCATGA
- the ercc5 gene encoding DNA excision repair protein ERCC-5 homolog isoform X1, producing the protein MGVHGLWKLVETTGKPINPETLEGKILAVDISIWLNQAIKGVRDRDGNSVQNAHLLTLFHRLCKLLFFRIKPIFVYDGDAPLLKKQTLALRRQRREDMTRESRQTNEKLFRTFLKRQAIKAALGDSSQEAIPSLSSVRRDEADDMYVLPALPVHEEKEQSSSEEEMERDEDESVQPNSRFQEIYENPDAVDINSEEFSLMPPEVKHEILKEMKEFSKRRRTLYHKPPECSSEFSQYQLAGLLHRNNLNQRLEGVEQEMSHHSSGGVEQQYGKGKQQDVEVRRLVSEDSSHYILIKGSQKRADAADSQPTPALWSSTPWARKERPKGKPEPLWKPIADDENNPSSSSEQTESQQPSEGAPPSPRTLQAIQSAMMDSSSDDDDSEAVTVRSHDRHETTGTEDKDGSASPRTLHAIQSAMMDDAERHKNRKYMMLSSSEDEEKRIVADDRRIAGDGGVSPRTLLGIREALGDRGNEEQKSISERETTEIESAALQSNDHRKDISFLTPDVSSRTVSSTPHVLASRSQPKSPAEPEGVSEDEKKQSASSDQKPVNVNEEVKENREIVAKTEEESSSSEESFIEVYDVEEPHAKAEEQSANQSTSDDVDVKEAEEEKEEDLSAGNISQMKASENEPAVEEWNQIDVEELEQLERDLEEEQTSLKQQQQQQERTSSTVTGQMCQESQELLRLFGVPFIVAPTEAEAQCATLDHLDQTHGTITDDSDIWLFGGRQVYKNFFNQNKYVEHYQCTDMQNQLGLDRTKLINLAYLLGSDYTEGISGVGYVTGMEILNEFPGTGLQPLYDFSNWWSEAQEKKKVTANPKDTKVKKKLRDLQLHPGFPNPVVAQAYLHPTVDQSDASFSWGRPQLDLLQEFCASRFGWNSKKTDEILQPVLKQFNAQQTQLRIDSFFRLEQQERQCIRSQRLRRAVTCLKRKEREEEDDEEPSPSKAGKDESGIQRAPLSGGFMGSSTDVPEETTWDGKASGVTRDRKQVMMRAACSSSSSEDEAERGRGVAMVIARSVFFEGKTRGRGKRTGGRGRGKNKS; encoded by the exons ATGGGAGTTCATGGACTGTGGAAGCTCGTGGAGACCACTGGAAAACCCATCAACCCTGAAACCCTGGAGGGGAAGATTTTAGCTGTCG ATATCAGTATCTGGCTGAATCAGGCCATCAAAGGTGTTCGGGATCGAGATGGAAACAGCGTTCAGAACGCTCATCTCCTCACACTCTTCCATCGCCTCTGTAAGCTGCTGTTCTTCCGGATCAAACCAATCTTCGTGTATGATGGAGATGCTCCGCTGCTTAAGAAACAGACGCTG GCGCTGAGGAGACAGCGGAGGGAGGACATGACACGTGAGTCCAGGCAGACCAATGAAAAACTGTTCAGGACGTTTTTGAAGAGACAGGCCATCAAAGCTGCTTTAGGGGATTCAAG TCAAGAGGCGATACCCAGCCTCTCCTCGGTGAGACGGGATGAGGCAGATGACATGTATGTCCTGCCTGCTCTTCCCGTCCATGAGGAGAAAGAACAGAGCAG TTCAGAAGAGgagatggagagagatgaagatgAATCCGTGCAGCCCAACAGCAGATTTCAG GAGATCTATGAAAACCCTGACGCTGTCGACATCAATTCAGAGGAGTTTTCACTCATGCCGCCGGAGGTGAAACATGAAATCTTGAAAGAAATGAAGGAGTTCAGCAAGAGACGACGCACGCTGTATCACAAACCTCCAGAA TGCTCAAGTGAGTTCTCGCAGTATCAGCTGGCCGGCCTCCTGCATAGAAACAATCTCAACCAACGTTTGGAGGGCGTAGAGCAGGAAATGAGTCATCACAGCTCTGGGGGGGTGGAGCAGCAGTACGGAAAGGGGAAACAGCAGGACGTGGAAGTGCGACGTCTCGTCTCGGAGGATTCTTCTCATTACATCCTGATTAAAG GTTCTCAGAAGCGCGCCGATGCCGCAGACAGCCAGCCGACTCCTGCACTATGGTCCAGTACTCCGTGGGCGAGGAAGGAGAGACCGAAAGGCAAGCCTGAGCCACTTTGGAAACCCATCGCAGATGATGAGAACAATCCTTCCTCATCATCAGAACAGACTGAGAGTCAGCAGCCGTCAGAAGGAGCTCCGCCATCTCCACGCACCCTACAGGCCATCCAGAGTGCCATGATGGACTCCAgctctgatgatgatgatagtgAAGCAGTCACAGTGAGATCTCATGACAGACACGAAACAACAGGAACGGAAGATAAGGATGGAAGTGCTTCACCTCGAACTTTACACGCCATCCAGAGCGCCATGATGGACGACGCGGAACGTCACAAAAACAGGAAATATATGATGTTGAGCAGCTCGGAGGATGAGGAGAAGCGGATTGTTGCTGACGATAGACGGATCGCTGGAGATGGAGGTGTATCACCCAGGACTTTGTTGGGCATTCGGGAAGCTTTAGGAGATCGTGGAAATGAGGAACAGAAAAGCATCTCTGAGAGAGAGACAACCGAAATCGAGAGCGCGGCTCTCCAAAGCAACGATCACAGGAAAGATATCTCCTTTCTAACTCCAGATGTTTCCTCGCGGACAGTGTCAAGCACACCTCATGTTCTCGCTTCACGCTCTCAGCCCAAAAGCCCAGCAGAGCCAGAAGGGGTTTCAGaagatgaaaaaaaacaaagtgccTCCTCTGATCAAAAACCTGTAAATGTTAATGAAGAGGTTAAAGAGAACAGAGAAATTGTCGCGAAGACTGAAGAAGAATCCAGCAGCTCAGAAG AGAGTTTTATCGAGGTGTATGATGTAGAAGAACCTCACGCCAAAGCAGAAGAgcaatcagccaatcagagcacgTCAGATGACGTGGATGTGAAGGAGGCAGAGGAAGAAAAAGAGGAAGATCTCAGTGCTGGAAACATCAGTCAGATGAAGGCGTCAGAAAATGAACCTGCTGTTGAAGAATGGAATCAGATTGATGTG GAGGAGCTTGAGCAGTTAGAGAGAGATCTAGAGGAAGAACAGACCAGCCTGaagcaacaacagcagcagcaggagAGAACCAGCTCCACGGTGACGGGACAGATGTGTCAGGAGAGTCAG GAGCTGTTGCGATTATTCGGTGTGCCCTTCATTGTCGCACCCACGGAGGCCGAAGCCCAATGTGCCACGCTAGACCACCTGGACCAAACGCACGGCACCATCACAGACGACAGCGACATCTGGCTCTTCGGCGGCCGCCAAGTCTACAAGAACTTTTTCAACCAGAACAAGTATGTGGAGCATTACCAGTGCACAGACATGCAGAATCAACTGG GTTTGGATCGGACCAAGCTGATAAATCTGGCCTATCTGCTGGGCAGTGACTACACGGAGGGCATCTCAGGTGTGGGTTACGTCACAGGAATGGAGATACTGAATGAATTTCCTGGTACCGGCCTACAGCCTCTCTACGATTTCAG TAACTGGTGGTCTGAGGCTCAGGAGAAGAAGAAAGTGACTGCCAATCCCAAAGACACAAAAGTCAAGAAGAAGCTCCGAGATCTTCAGCTTCATCCTGGTTTTCCGAACCCTGTTGTGGCTCAGGCGTACCTCCATCCCACTGTGGACCAATCAGACGCCTCCTTCAGCTGGGGCCGCCCACAGCTGGACCTCCTTCAAGA GTTCTGTGCAAGCCGATTTGGTTGGAACAGCAAAAAAACGGACGAGATTTTACAGCCGGTGTTAAAACAATTTAACGCTCAACAG ACTCAGCTGCGCATCGATTCCTTCTTCCGCCTGGAGCAGCAGGAGAGGCAGTGCATACGCAGTCAGCGTCTGCGCAGAGCCGTCACCTGCCtcaagagaaaagaaagagaggagGAAGACGATGAAGAGCCGTCTCCATCTAAAGCGGGCAAGGATGAGAGTGGCATACAGCGAGCCCCCTTATCAGGAGGGTTTATGGGCTCATCTACTGACGTGCCGGAGGAGACAACGTGGGACGGGAAAGCCAGTGGAGTTACTCGGGACAGGAAGCAGGTGATGATGCGAGCGGCGTGCAGCAGCTCCAGCTCAGAGGATGAGGCGGAGCGCGGGAGGGGTGTCGCTATGGTTATAGCGCGCTCTGTGTTCTTCGAGGGCAAGACGAGAGGAAGAGGAAAGCGCACTGGAGGGAGAGGAAGGGGCAAAAATAAGTCATGA